From Campylobacter upsaliensis, the proteins below share one genomic window:
- the purF gene encoding amidophosphoribosyltransferase, whose protein sequence is MCAVVGVINSSNASTYAYYALFAMQHRGQEASGISVSDGAKIRTIKAKGEVSQIFNGENLKNLNGSLAIGHNRYSTAGNSSLNDAQPIAATCILGDIALAHNGNLVNKEEIRNELIKDGAIFRTNMDTENVVHLIAKSKKESLKERFIESLAKCVGAYCFVLADRNRLYVMRDRFGVRPLSLGRLKDGGYIVASETCAFDLIEAEFIRDVKPGEMLIFTQGEEEFESLQLFKEEPKICAFEYIYFARPDSIIEGKSVYEVRKKMGENLAKKFTHKADFVVPVPDSGVSAAIGFAQFLKLPLEMAIVRNHYVGRTFIEPTQELRNLKVKLKLNPMRPVLEGKEIVVIDDSLVRGTTSKKIISLLRAAGAKKIHLAIACPEIKFPDLYGIDTPTFEELISANKSSEEVREYCGADTLSFLSIEELIESIGTERAYSLISFDGDYFIKE, encoded by the coding sequence ATGTGTGCAGTTGTAGGAGTGATTAATTCATCAAATGCTAGCACCTATGCGTATTACGCACTTTTTGCTATGCAGCACAGAGGGCAGGAAGCAAGTGGGATAAGCGTGAGTGATGGGGCGAAAATAAGAACCATTAAGGCTAAGGGAGAAGTGAGCCAAATTTTTAATGGAGAGAATTTGAAAAATCTAAACGGAAGCCTAGCCATAGGGCATAATCGCTACTCAACCGCTGGAAATTCAAGCCTTAATGACGCCCAGCCCATAGCCGCCACTTGTATCCTAGGCGACATAGCCCTAGCACATAATGGAAATTTGGTTAATAAAGAAGAGATTAGAAATGAGCTTATTAAAGACGGAGCCATTTTCCGCACTAATATGGACACAGAAAATGTCGTGCATTTAATCGCTAAAAGCAAAAAAGAAAGTTTAAAAGAAAGATTTATAGAAAGTTTAGCAAAATGCGTTGGGGCGTATTGCTTCGTTTTGGCTGATAGAAATAGGCTTTATGTAATGCGAGATCGCTTTGGTGTGCGTCCGCTTTCCTTAGGGCGTTTAAAAGACGGAGGATACATCGTGGCGAGTGAAACTTGTGCTTTTGATTTGATAGAGGCTGAATTTATCCGCGATGTTAAACCCGGCGAAATGCTCATTTTTACGCAAGGAGAGGAGGAATTTGAAAGCTTGCAGCTTTTCAAAGAAGAGCCTAAAATTTGTGCTTTTGAATATATTTATTTTGCAAGACCTGATAGCATTATCGAGGGTAAAAGCGTGTATGAAGTGCGTAAGAAAATGGGCGAGAATTTAGCGAAAAAATTCACCCACAAAGCCGATTTTGTAGTCCCCGTGCCAGATAGTGGAGTAAGTGCTGCCATAGGCTTTGCACAATTTTTAAAACTTCCGCTTGAAATGGCTATTGTGAGAAATCACTATGTAGGACGCACCTTTATAGAGCCGACTCAAGAATTGCGTAATCTTAAGGTTAAATTAAAACTCAACCCTATGCGCCCTGTTTTAGAGGGCAAAGAGATAGTCGTCATCGATGATAGTCTCGTGCGTGGAACGACTTCTAAAAAAATCATCTCCCTTTTACGCGCAGCAGGAGCGAAAAAAATTCACCTTGCCATAGCCTGCCCTGAGATTAAATTCCCAGACCTTTACGGCATAGACACGCCGACTTTTGAAGAATTAATTAGTGCTAATAAAAGCAGCGAAGAGGTAAGGGAGTATTGCGGTGCGGACACTTTGAGTTTTTTAAGCATAGAAGAACTTATCGAAAGCATAGGCACTGAAAGGGCTTACTCTCTCATTAGCTTTGACGGAGATTATTTTATTAAGGAGTGA
- a CDS encoding phosphopantetheine-binding protein — MEQIKQFFINIERTDIDENMDNLVSDDVIDSIDIMALVAEIEKHYGKALRAEFINAENFENFASIKKMLESAF; from the coding sequence ATGGAACAAATCAAGCAATTTTTCATCAATATAGAACGAACGGACATTGATGAAAATATGGATAATCTCGTAAGCGATGATGTGATTGATAGTATTGACATTATGGCTTTAGTAGCAGAGATTGAAAAGCACTATGGCAAGGCTTTAAGAGCGGAATTTATCAACGCAGAAAATTTTGAAAATTTCGCAAGTATCAAAAAAATGTTAGAAAGTGCTTTTTAA
- the pyrC gene encoding dihydroorotase has product MKLTNPLDMHLHLRDTPMLECVTPYSARDFRAAVIMPNLIPALCDLNALKVYKSRIIKASENELFTPLMTLFFQHYDEKFLEEARSEIFGIKLYPAGITTNSNGGVSSFDLEALKPTLLAMSALEIPLLIHGETNDFVMDREANFAKIYEKLALNFPKLKIVMEHITTKTLCKLLKDYENLYATITLHHLILSLDDVIGGKMQPHLFCKPIAKTYEDREALCELAFSGYEKAMFGSDSAPHPQSEKECCGCAAGVFSSPVALSVLAELFEKNSNEENLQKFLSNNACKIHKLSFEKDKIIELKKEEWQVAEEYDKIVPFMAKKCLKFKSFILQ; this is encoded by the coding sequence ATGAAGCTTACAAATCCCCTTGATATGCACCTACACTTAAGAGACACGCCTATGCTCGAGTGCGTTACCCCCTACTCGGCAAGGGATTTTAGAGCAGCTGTGATTATGCCGAATTTAATCCCTGCACTTTGCGACTTAAATGCTTTAAAAGTCTATAAAAGTCGCATTATAAAAGCAAGTGAAAATGAGCTTTTCACGCCTTTAATGACCCTTTTTTTTCAGCATTATGATGAGAAATTTTTAGAAGAAGCAAGGAGCGAAATTTTTGGCATTAAGCTTTATCCTGCTGGGATTACGACAAATTCAAATGGAGGTGTTTCAAGTTTTGACTTAGAAGCTTTAAAGCCTACACTTTTGGCAATGAGTGCTTTAGAAATCCCTCTTTTAATCCACGGAGAAACAAATGATTTTGTAATGGATAGGGAGGCGAATTTTGCCAAAATTTATGAGAAACTTGCCCTTAATTTCCCTAAACTTAAAATCGTAATGGAGCATATCACCACAAAAACCCTTTGCAAACTTTTAAAAGACTATGAAAATTTATACGCGACTATAACCTTACATCATCTTATTTTAAGCCTTGATGATGTTATCGGCGGTAAAATGCAACCTCATCTTTTTTGCAAACCCATAGCAAAAACCTACGAAGATAGAGAAGCCTTATGTGAGCTAGCTTTTAGTGGGTATGAAAAAGCGATGTTTGGAAGTGATTCTGCCCCTCACCCACAAAGTGAAAAAGAGTGCTGCGGCTGTGCGGCTGGAGTGTTTTCTTCCCCTGTGGCTTTAAGCGTTTTGGCGGAGCTTTTTGAAAAAAATTCAAATGAGGAAAATTTGCAAAAATTCCTTTCAAATAATGCTTGTAAAATTCATAAACTAAGCTTTGAAAAAGATAAAATCATCGAGCTTAAAAAAGAAGAGTGGCAGGTAGCAGAAGAATATGATAAAATCGTGCCTTTTATGGCTAAAAAGTGCTTAAAATTTAAGTCTTTTATCCTACAATAA
- the dapB gene encoding 4-hydroxy-tetrahydrodipicolinate reductase, which yields MTQIGIYGANGRMGRMIELCLREETEAKLAMLYDKGGNLDQLFEKSEVIIDFSSPLGTSELIAYARTTPKPLVIGTTGLDEKTMQTLYNASEVMPIFYATNMSLGVAVLNHLATKASAMLKEFDIEILEMHHRHKKDAPSGTAMTLATSVAKARNLELSKVRISGRDGLIGERSKDEIAVMSLRGGDIVGRHTIGFYEEGEFLELNHTATSRATFAKGAIKIAKWLHEKEAGLYSINDFLGI from the coding sequence ATGACTCAAATAGGAATTTATGGTGCAAATGGGCGTATGGGGCGTATGATAGAGCTTTGCTTAAGGGAGGAAACGGAGGCAAAACTTGCTATGCTTTATGATAAAGGCGGAAATTTAGACCAGCTTTTTGAAAAAAGTGAGGTGATTATCGATTTTTCTTCACCCCTTGGCACAAGTGAGCTAATCGCTTATGCTAGAACCACGCCAAAGCCTTTAGTTATAGGCACAACAGGGCTTGATGAAAAGACTATGCAAACCCTCTATAATGCAAGTGAAGTAATGCCCATTTTTTATGCGACAAATATGTCCTTAGGTGTTGCCGTGCTAAATCATTTAGCCACAAAAGCAAGTGCTATGCTTAAAGAATTTGATATAGAAATTTTAGAAATGCATCATCGTCATAAAAAAGATGCACCAAGTGGCACGGCGATGACCCTAGCCACAAGCGTAGCAAAGGCTAGAAATTTGGAACTTTCTAAGGTAAGAATTAGCGGTCGTGATGGTTTAATAGGCGAACGAAGTAAAGATGAAATCGCCGTGATGAGCCTAAGAGGTGGAGATATAGTAGGCAGACACACCATAGGCTTTTATGAAGAGGGGGAATTTTTAGAGCTTAACCACACAGCAACCTCAAGAGCGACCTTTGCTAAAGGTGCGATTAAAATCGCCAAATGGCTCCACGAAAAAGAAGCGGGGCTTTATTCTATCAATGATTTTTTAGGAATTTAA
- the radA gene encoding DNA repair protein RadA: protein MAKNKPIFECEACGNQQSKWLGKCPECGAWDSFIELKTEQVAMLKELSKKINTPSEAVCIEDVELENFTRISTEDVELDLVLGGGIVEGSLILIGGSPGVGKSTLLLKIASNLAQKGKKVLYVSGEESKTQIKLRADRLEANSPNLFLLTELCFENIAEELYKQDYEFLIIDSIQTLYSSKIASAAGSITQVRELTFELMKVSKMKNISTFIIGHITKDGAIAGPRVLEHMVDVVLYFEGDATKEIRLLRGFKNRFGNTSEVGIFEMGPKGLISAKDLASRFFSRTKASAGSALSVVMEGSRALVLEIQALVCESSYPKRSATGYEKNRLDMLLALLERKLEIPLGHYDVFINVSGGVKISETAADLAVVAAIISSFKNRPLSKDSVFIGELSLNGEIREVFSLDVRLKEAKMQNFKNAIIPSKALENVGLKCFIAKELSQVLEWM from the coding sequence ATGGCAAAAAATAAACCCATTTTTGAATGTGAAGCCTGTGGGAATCAGCAAAGTAAATGGCTAGGTAAATGCCCTGAGTGCGGGGCTTGGGATAGTTTTATCGAATTAAAAACCGAGCAAGTAGCCATGTTAAAAGAACTTTCTAAAAAAATAAATACTCCAAGTGAGGCAGTGTGCATCGAAGATGTTGAGCTTGAAAATTTCACACGCATAAGCACCGAAGATGTAGAGCTTGACCTTGTTTTAGGAGGAGGTATAGTTGAAGGCTCTCTCATCTTAATAGGCGGAAGTCCGGGCGTAGGCAAATCGACTCTTTTACTCAAAATCGCCTCAAATTTAGCACAAAAAGGCAAAAAAGTCCTTTATGTCAGCGGAGAAGAAAGTAAAACACAAATCAAACTAAGAGCCGATAGACTTGAAGCAAATAGCCCCAATTTATTTCTTTTAACCGAGCTTTGTTTTGAAAATATCGCAGAGGAGTTATATAAACAAGATTATGAATTTCTCATCATCGACTCCATACAAACGCTTTATAGCTCCAAAATAGCCTCCGCCGCAGGTTCTATCACGCAGGTTAGAGAGCTAACTTTTGAATTAATGAAAGTAAGCAAAATGAAAAATATCAGCACTTTCATCATAGGACACATCACAAAAGACGGCGCCATAGCAGGTCCTAGGGTTTTGGAGCATATGGTCGATGTGGTGCTTTATTTTGAGGGCGATGCGACTAAGGAAATTAGGCTTTTAAGGGGCTTTAAAAATCGCTTTGGAAATACAAGCGAGGTGGGGATTTTTGAAATGGGTCCTAAAGGCTTGATTTCGGCTAAAGATTTGGCTAGTCGCTTTTTCTCTCGCACAAAAGCAAGTGCGGGAAGTGCGCTTAGTGTCGTAATGGAGGGCTCACGCGCCCTTGTGCTTGAAATTCAAGCCCTTGTTTGTGAAAGCTCCTATCCTAAAAGAAGTGCCACAGGCTACGAAAAAAACCGCCTTGATATGCTACTAGCCCTTTTAGAACGCAAACTTGAAATCCCTCTAGGGCATTATGATGTATTCATCAATGTCAGCGGAGGAGTGAAAATCAGCGAAACGGCGGCAGATTTAGCAGTCGTAGCGGCTATCATTTCAAGCTTTAAAAACCGCCCCTTGAGTAAAGATAGCGTTTTCATCGGTGAGCTTAGTTTAAACGGCGAGATTAGGGAGGTTTTTAGCCTCGATGTGCGTTTAAAAGAAGCGAAAATGCAAAATTTCAAAAATGCCATCATTCCAAGTAAAGCCCTAGAAAATGTAGGTCTTAAATGCTTTATAGCAAAAGAACTTTCACAAGTTTTAGAATGGATGTAA
- a CDS encoding M23 family metallopeptidase, which produces MKRFILALGLLASSLFASSSVEERLWDNGDTLLQFLQRNSIPMALYYNLDREDQELASEIASRAKYQILKDTNGQIEQVLIPISDELQIHIYKSKDEYKLTFTPVDYTKEERVLRIEVKTSAYQDVYEESQSSTLARAMVRAFKSSVNFRSIQKGDKITLYYSQKRREGKLWGDITIYMAVVEINKNAQEIFLFNDTYYGRDGKELESFLLAKPVVYKRISSYFTTARFHPVLKRYRAHLGVDYAAPTGTPVKSSGNGTVTFIGTQGGYGKVIKIKHASGYTTLYAHLSRFAKIKTGQKVKQGELIGYVGSTGMSTGPHLHFGVYLNNKAINPLSVVKIAKSELSAQAKAELKQKINAYEEALQKIQTNPPKEEEFGNYIEF; this is translated from the coding sequence ATGAAAAGATTTATTTTAGCACTAGGCTTACTCGCTAGCTCCCTTTTTGCCTCATCTAGTGTCGAAGAGAGATTATGGGATAATGGCGATACGCTTTTACAATTTTTACAAAGAAATTCCATCCCTATGGCTTTATATTACAATCTTGACAGAGAAGACCAAGAATTAGCCTCCGAAATCGCCTCAAGAGCAAAATATCAAATTTTAAAAGACACAAACGGACAAATCGAGCAAGTGCTAATCCCCATTAGTGATGAGCTTCAAATTCACATCTATAAAAGCAAAGATGAATACAAGCTCACCTTCACGCCTGTGGATTACACAAAAGAAGAAAGGGTTTTACGCATAGAAGTTAAAACCTCCGCCTATCAAGATGTTTATGAAGAGAGTCAAAGCTCAACCTTAGCAAGGGCTATGGTAAGGGCTTTTAAAAGCAGTGTGAATTTCCGCTCTATACAAAAAGGAGATAAAATCACGCTTTATTACTCTCAAAAAAGACGCGAGGGTAAGCTTTGGGGGGATATTACCATTTATATGGCTGTCGTTGAGATTAACAAAAATGCACAAGAAATTTTCCTCTTTAACGATACTTATTATGGACGCGATGGCAAGGAGTTAGAGTCCTTTTTGCTTGCTAAACCTGTGGTTTATAAAAGAATTTCTTCTTATTTTACCACTGCACGCTTTCACCCTGTGCTAAAACGCTACCGTGCACACCTTGGTGTTGATTATGCTGCACCCACAGGCACACCTGTAAAAAGCTCTGGAAATGGCACAGTTACTTTCATCGGCACACAAGGAGGCTATGGTAAAGTGATTAAAATCAAACATGCCTCAGGCTACACGACCCTTTACGCACATCTTAGTCGCTTTGCTAAAATCAAAACAGGACAAAAAGTCAAGCAAGGAGAGCTTATAGGCTATGTCGGCTCAACAGGTATGAGCACTGGACCGCACCTTCACTTTGGCGTGTATCTCAATAATAAAGCTATCAACCCTCTTTCAGTCGTCAAAATAGCAAAATCCGAACTTAGCGCTCAAGCTAAAGCTGAACTCAAGCAAAAGATTAACGCTTACGAAGAGGCTTTACAAAAAATTCAAACAAACCCTCCTAAAGAAGAAGAATTTGGTAATTATATTGAATTTTAG
- a CDS encoding FAD-linked oxidase C-terminal domain-containing protein, translated as MKSEFKEYFKKLLGEENAHFDSIHQRAYSYDATRKHYLPDGVLFPRNEEDISEILKYCNEKQIIIIPRGSGSGFTGGALAVNGGLILSFEKHMNQILEIDLENLVAVVQPGVINIALQKEVAKHKLFYPPDPASMEYSSLGGNVSENAGGMRAAKYGITKDYVMALRAVLANGDIIRAGKRTIKDVAGYNLAGILIASEGSLAVLSELTLKLIPMPKLKKTAFATFASVKEAMNAVYKSLAGGVNPVSMEFLDNLSIRAVEEKFHKGLNVEAGAILICDVDGNVKESVEEDLKCLREHFLEAGAMEFKIAQNESEAADIWFARRNCSQSIAIYGTLKLNEDITVPRSKLPELLEGIGQISQKYGFKIPCFGHTGDGNVHTNVMVKDKNDKEQVKKGYEAVEEIFKLAVGLGGTLSGEHGIGISKAPFMNLAFSEAELDLMRNIKKAFDPNNILNPFKMGL; from the coding sequence ATGAAAAGTGAATTTAAAGAATATTTTAAAAAACTTTTAGGCGAAGAAAATGCCCATTTTGACTCTATTCATCAAAGAGCTTATAGTTACGATGCGACTAGGAAGCATTATTTGCCCGATGGTGTGCTTTTTCCTAGAAATGAAGAGGATATTAGTGAAATTTTAAAATACTGCAATGAAAAACAAATCATCATTATCCCAAGAGGTTCAGGCTCTGGCTTTACGGGTGGGGCTTTAGCTGTTAATGGAGGACTTATTTTAAGCTTTGAAAAGCATATGAATCAAATTTTAGAAATTGATTTAGAAAATTTAGTCGCTGTGGTGCAACCGGGCGTGATTAATATAGCCTTGCAAAAAGAGGTAGCCAAACATAAGCTTTTCTACCCGCCAGATCCTGCAAGTATGGAATATTCAAGTCTTGGAGGTAATGTAAGTGAAAATGCTGGTGGTATGAGAGCAGCTAAGTATGGTATTACAAAAGATTATGTGATGGCTTTGCGGGCTGTGCTTGCAAATGGCGATATTATTAGAGCTGGAAAACGCACCATTAAAGATGTGGCGGGGTATAATTTAGCAGGGATTTTAATCGCTAGTGAGGGTTCTTTAGCTGTTTTAAGTGAGCTGACTTTAAAGCTTATCCCTATGCCAAAGCTTAAAAAAACTGCCTTTGCGACCTTTGCAAGCGTTAAAGAAGCGATGAACGCTGTTTATAAAAGCCTTGCAGGAGGGGTTAATCCTGTAAGTATGGAATTTTTAGACAATCTAAGTATCAGGGCTGTGGAGGAGAAATTTCATAAAGGCTTAAATGTCGAGGCTGGGGCGATTTTAATTTGCGATGTGGATGGTAATGTTAAGGAGAGTGTGGAGGAGGATTTAAAATGCTTGAGAGAGCATTTTTTAGAAGCTGGGGCGATGGAATTTAAAATCGCACAAAATGAAAGCGAGGCGGCTGATATATGGTTTGCTAGGAGAAATTGCTCTCAAAGTATAGCCATTTATGGCACTTTAAAGCTTAATGAGGATATTACGGTCCCACGCTCAAAGCTCCCAGAACTTTTAGAAGGGATAGGGCAAATTTCGCAAAAATATGGCTTTAAAATCCCTTGCTTTGGACATACAGGCGATGGTAATGTGCATACAAATGTAATGGTTAAAGATAAAAATGACAAAGAGCAGGTAAAAAAAGGCTATGAGGCTGTGGAGGAGATTTTTAAACTTGCCGTTGGGCTTGGTGGAACGCTAAGTGGAGAGCATGGTATAGGCATTTCAAAAGCACCTTTTATGAATTTAGCTTTTAGTGAAGCCGAGCTTGATTTAATGCGAAATATTAAAAAAGCTTTTGACCCAAATAATATCTTAAACCCTTTCAAAATGGGACTTTAA
- a CDS encoding DUF2972 domain-containing protein, which yields MIENLLTHYEALNEVIVLNKAFVLEHFDEVSLWLNSKKFKEKYEDINHPYPPLLNPDKLNDENYILNYEKIPAEKAWEMNLPLPNKIKMILNWKIGAGSGMLEKLFSKTFSNPINNIWDRTIWSSKGTYINYYQKVVSNFTQVMTICSQMKCENLIKLSYLIDNNIPIVSIIRDPFEILTTWANHKGRSMLWSRKIYLNEKLENIYNDVCFEGAKLDNGKWIYDDALKPSLNLAYRYLEFDLVNYSHLLPFYERKFNMHYYQMDFFKCQNLSENSKKFAKIFSLPYSQKEAHHLSKMPTHSTKQSFVSWFFPVLIDCMDFDIYLSPVVSLVFNEDYKYNKNMCDITSLFHNDIMAKYLIKIFISNDKKESLKTNQNLLNHIANFLTKFFNILEKTLQKHQNSFIQPKEWFNFITNDEKLSEDFKNLLIKELIFIKHDTSVIDYWQYCKEFLRYFDLSKN from the coding sequence TTGATAGAAAATTTACTTACACATTATGAGGCTTTAAATGAAGTCATTGTGTTAAATAAGGCTTTTGTATTAGAGCATTTTGATGAAGTTTCTTTATGGTTAAATTCTAAAAAATTTAAAGAAAAATATGAAGATATTAATCACCCTTATCCTCCTTTATTAAACCCTGACAAGCTTAATGATGAAAATTATATTTTAAATTATGAGAAAATTCCTGCTGAAAAAGCTTGGGAGATGAACTTGCCTTTGCCTAATAAAATAAAAATGATCTTAAATTGGAAAATAGGTGCTGGCTCTGGAATGCTAGAAAAATTATTTTCTAAAACTTTTTCCAATCCCATCAACAATATTTGGGATAGAACAATATGGAGCTCAAAGGGAACTTACATTAATTATTATCAAAAAGTTGTTTCTAATTTTACACAAGTTATGACAATATGTTCTCAAATGAAATGTGAAAATTTAATAAAATTATCATATTTAATCGATAATAATATCCCTATCGTTAGTATCATTAGAGATCCTTTTGAAATTTTAACAACATGGGCTAATCATAAAGGTAGAAGTATGTTGTGGAGTCGAAAAATTTATCTCAATGAAAAGCTTGAAAATATTTATAATGATGTATGCTTTGAAGGAGCGAAGTTAGATAATGGAAAATGGATTTATGATGATGCTTTAAAACCATCTTTAAATTTGGCTTATCGATATTTAGAATTTGATTTAGTAAATTACTCTCACTTATTACCTTTTTATGAAAGAAAATTTAATATGCACTATTATCAAATGGATTTTTTCAAATGTCAAAATTTATCTGAAAACTCAAAAAAATTTGCCAAAATTTTCTCTCTACCATACTCTCAAAAAGAAGCCCATCATTTATCTAAAATGCCAACCCACTCCACAAAACAAAGTTTTGTTTCTTGGTTTTTTCCCGTTCTAATTGATTGTATGGATTTTGATATTTACTTAAGTCCTGTTGTTTCCTTGGTATTTAATGAAGATTATAAATATAATAAAAATATGTGCGATATAACATCTTTATTTCATAACGACATAATGGCAAAATATTTAATAAAAATTTTTATTTCTAACGATAAAAAAGAGTCTCTAAAAACAAATCAAAATTTACTAAATCATATTGCAAATTTTCTTACAAAATTTTTTAATATTTTAGAAAAAACTTTACAAAAACATCAAAATAGTTTTATCCAACCGAAAGAATGGTTTAATTTTATTACAAATGATGAAAAATTAAGCGAAGATTTTAAAAATTTATTAATTAAAGAACTTATTTTTATCAAGCACGATACAAGCGTTATTGATTATTGGCAGTATTGCAAGGAATTTTTAAGGTATTTTGATTTAAGTAAAAATTAA
- a CDS encoding plasminogen-binding N-terminal domain-containing protein, with product MISSLSLMAEFNLKPISTTLLKVEDIYGYVKDNENLVPYSSGVVMYRFKESQSIIARAEVVEKKNGIAKLEFSVFDSLAQDALPLPNVLPQAGDEVILNFLYDRGVVIAPDKQSYDLLTQKFPQIYFTHIDILGAQLIRTGGLAPKRSDLRKFCSENAVGILILALRDKFKIVDCQSLMTLYEEALNIKPKSLQQPFYSRVGGYERDFFDFNPVQMGNFYRYYETLIDLKKAKENDEK from the coding sequence ATGATTTCAAGTTTAAGTTTAATGGCTGAGTTTAATTTAAAGCCCATTTCTACGACACTTTTAAAGGTCGAGGACATTTATGGCTATGTGAAAGATAATGAAAATTTAGTCCCTTATTCTAGTGGAGTTGTGATGTATCGCTTTAAAGAGTCTCAAAGTATCATTGCAAGAGCTGAAGTAGTGGAAAAGAAAAATGGCATAGCTAAACTTGAATTTAGCGTTTTTGACTCCCTAGCTCAAGATGCCCTACCACTGCCAAATGTCCTACCACAAGCTGGTGATGAGGTGATTTTAAATTTCTTATATGATAGAGGCGTGGTGATCGCTCCCGATAAGCAAAGTTACGATTTACTAACGCAGAAATTCCCTCAAATTTACTTCACACACATTGATATTTTAGGCGCACAACTCATACGCACAGGAGGACTTGCTCCTAAGCGTTCTGATCTTAGAAAATTTTGCTCAGAAAATGCTGTGGGAATTTTAATTCTTGCTTTGAGGGATAAATTTAAAATTGTGGATTGTCAAAGTTTAATGACTTTATATGAAGAAGCATTAAACATTAAGCCTAAGAGTTTGCAGCAGCCATTTTACTCAAGAGTGGGTGGATATGAGCGTGATTTTTTTGATTTTAATCCAGTGCAAATGGGGAATTTTTACCGCTACTATGAAACCTTAATCGACTTAAAAAAAGCGAAAGAAAATGATGAAAAGTGA
- a CDS encoding protein NO VEIN domain-containing protein yields the protein MIICALFLSKFDDLAYKALGFSSFIEAFNVLGFSLQGKPICVEVKGLSENKEQFLLTQKEYEMVDKFKENYCLFVVRNLKENPRESLFFNPLNHFKLKEQKITQKAIKEFFNVWCDFKIYGQK from the coding sequence TTGATTATTTGTGCTTTATTTTTATCTAAATTTGATGATTTAGCTTATAAAGCTTTAGGCTTTTCTAGCTTTATAGAGGCTTTTAATGTGTTAGGATTTTCTTTACAGGGTAAGCCTATTTGCGTGGAGGTTAAGGGACTTAGTGAAAATAAGGAGCAGTTTTTACTCACGCAAAAAGAATATGAAATGGTGGATAAATTTAAGGAAAATTATTGTTTGTTTGTTGTAAGAAATTTAAAAGAAAATCCTAGAGAAAGCTTATTTTTCAATCCTTTAAATCATTTTAAGCTTAAAGAGCAAAAAATCACACAAAAAGCTATCAAGGAATTCTTTAATGTATGGTGTGATTTTAAAATATACGGGCAAAAATAG
- a CDS encoding class I SAM-dependent methyltransferase: MNLWDKKAKTYARFSPTLNEIQKQSFEEFQKLGLDFKDKSVIDIGCGTGVWTLHLAFLAKEILALDNSKAMLEILQEDASKLGLSNIKSVNLSFEDFMRENANLRFDIAFLSMSPALQNDYKHFLNLAQKKIYLAWADLRKSDFLDPIFKHFNTEFKGFYKEDFESFLLENDIDFHKVIFEERRVVKRTREEAIENALWHLHMNGINAKKNELESLILGDVREKIVAKIKLIIVG, encoded by the coding sequence ATGAATTTATGGGATAAAAAAGCAAAAACTTATGCGAGATTTAGTCCTACTTTAAATGAAATTCAAAAGCAAAGCTTTGAGGAATTTCAAAAATTAGGGCTTGATTTTAAAGATAAAAGCGTCATTGATATAGGCTGTGGGACGGGCGTTTGGACCTTGCATTTAGCATTTTTAGCAAAAGAAATTCTAGCTCTTGATAATTCTAAGGCTATGCTTGAAATTTTGCAAGAAGACGCGTCAAAATTAGGACTTAGTAATATTAAAAGTGTGAATTTAAGTTTTGAAGATTTTATGAGAGAAAATGCTAATTTACGCTTTGACATCGCCTTTTTAAGTATGTCTCCAGCCTTGCAAAACGATTATAAACATTTTTTAAATTTAGCACAAAAGAAAATTTATCTTGCTTGGGCAGATTTGAGAAAGAGTGATTTTTTAGATCCTATTTTTAAGCATTTCAATACCGAATTTAAGGGCTTTTATAAAGAGGATTTTGAGAGCTTTTTGCTAGAAAATGACATCGACTTTCATAAGGTGATTTTTGAGGAAAGACGCGTGGTAAAAAGAACGCGTGAAGAGGCGATTGAAAATGCTTTGTGGCATTTACATATGAACGGCATCAATGCAAAGAAAAATGAGCTTGAAAGCCTTATTTTAGGAGATGTGAGGGAAAAAATTGTGGCTAAAATAAAACTGATTATTGTAGGATAA